A single window of Zea mays cultivar B73 chromosome 10, Zm-B73-REFERENCE-NAM-5.0, whole genome shotgun sequence DNA harbors:
- the LOC100384278 gene encoding E3 ubiquitin-protein ligase UPL1 isoform X1, which yields MAAAAAAMAAHRASFPLRLQQILAGSRAVSPAIKIESEPPANIKAFIDRVVNIPLHDIAIPLSGFCWEFNKFTLHTWKQGNFHHWRPLFIHFDTYFKTYISSRKDLLLSDDMTEADPMPKNAILKILRVMQIILENCQNRSSFTGLAHLKLLLASSDPEIVVAALETLVALVKINPSKLHMNGKLISCGPINTHLLSLAQGWGSKEEGLGIYSCVVANEGNHQGGLSLFPVDLENKYGGTQHRLGSTLHFEYNLGPAQYPGQTSDKGKSSNLCVIHIPDMHLQKEDDLSILKQCVDKFNVPPEHRFALLTRIRYARAFNSARTCRIYSRISLLSFIVLVQSSDAHDELTYFFTNEPEYINELIRLVRSEDSVPGSIRALAMLALGAQLAAYASSHERARILSGSSIISAGGNRMVLLSVLQKAISSLNSLNDTSSPLIVDALLQFFLLHVLSSSSSGTTVRGSGMVPPLLPLLRDNDPSHMHLVCLAVKTLQKLMEYSSPAVSLFKDLGGVELLSQRLHVEVQRVIGTADGHNSMVTDAVKSDDNHMYSQKRLIKALLKALGSATYSPGNPARSQSSQDNSLPVSLSLIFQNVDKFGGDIYFSAVTVMSEIIHKDPTCFITLKELGVPDAFISSVTAGVIPSCKALICVPNGLGAICLNNQGLEAVRETSALRFLVDTFTSRKYLIPMNEGVVLLANAVEELLRHVQSLRSIGVDIIIEIINKLSSSQEYKNNETATLQEKTDMETDVEGRDLVSAMDSSVDGSNDEQFSHLSIFHVMVLVHRTMENSETCRLFVEKGGLHALLTLLLRPSITQSSGGMPIALHSTMVFKGFTQHHSTPLARAFCSSLKEHLKSALKELDKVSNSFDMTKIEKGAIPSLFVVEFLLFLAASKDNRWMNALLSEFGDASREVLEDVGQVHREVLWKISLFEKNKIVAETSSSSSTSEAQQPDMSASDIGDSRYTSFRQYLDPILRRRGSGWNIESQVSDLINMYRDIGRAASDSQRVGSDRYSSLGLPSSSQDQFSSSSDANASTRSEEDKKKSEHSSCFDMMRSLSYHINHLFLELGKAMLFASRRENSPVNLSPAVISVANNIASIVLEHLNFEGHSVSFERDMTVTTKCRYLGKVVEFVDGMLLDRPESCNSIMVNSFYCRGVIQAILTTFQATSELLFTMSRPPSSPMETDSKTGKDGKEMDSSWIYGPLTSYGAIMDHLVTSSFILSSSTRQLLEQPIFNGSVRFPQDAETFMKLLQSKVLKTVLPIWAHPQFPECNIELISSVMSIMRHVCSGVEVKDTVGNGGARLAGPPPDESAISLIVEMGFSRARAEEALRQVGTNSVEIATDWLFAHPEEPQEEDDELARALAMSLGNSVTPAQEGDSRSNDLELEEATVQPPPIDEMLRSCLQLLQRKEALAFSVRDMLVTISSQNDGQNRVKVLTYLIDNLKQCVVASEPSNDTALSALLHVLALILHGDTAAREVASKAGLVKVALDLLCSWEVQIRESSMIEVPNWVISCFLSVDQMLQLEPKLPDVTELHVLKRDNSNIKTSLVIDDSKRKDSESLPNVGLLDMEDQFQLLKICCKCIGKQLPSASMHAILQLSATLTKVHAAAICFLESGGLNALLSLPTSSLFSGFNNMASTIIRHILEDPHTLQQAMELEIRHSLVTAANRHANPRVTPRNFIQNLAFVVYRDPVIFMKAAQSVCQIEMVGDRPYVVLLKDREKERIKEKDKDKSVDKDKATVAVTKVVSGDTAAGSPANSHGKQSDLNSRNVKSHRKPPQSFVTVIEHLLDLLMSFVPPPRPEDQVDVSGTALSSDMDIDCSSAKGKGKAVSVPPEESKHAIQESTASLAKTAFFLKLLTDVLLTYASSIHVVLRHDAELSNMHGPNRTSARLTSGGIFNHILQHFLPHATRQKKERKNDGDWMYKLATRANQFLVASSIRSAEARKRIFSEICSIFLDFTDSSAGYNAPVPRMNVYVDLLNDILSARSPTGSSLSAESAVIFVEAGLVHSLSTMLQVLDLDHPDSAKIVTAVVKALELVSKEHIHSADNAKGVNSSKIASDSNNVNSSSNRFQALDMTSQPTEMVTDHRETFNAVRTSQISDSVADEMDHDRDMDGGFARDGEDDFMHEMAEDGTGDGSTMEIRIEIPRNREDDMAPAADDTDEDISAEDGEDDEDEDEENNNLEEDDAHRMSHPDTDQEDREMDEEEFDEDLLEEDDEDEDEEGVILRLEEGINGINVLDHVEVFGGSNNLSGDTLRVMPLDIFGTRRQGRSTSIYNLLGRASDHGVLDHPLLEEPSSTTNFSDQGHPENLVEMAFSDRNHESSSSRLDAIFRSLRSGRNGHRFNMWLDDGPQRNGSAAPAVPEGIEELLISHLRRPTPQPDGQRTPVGGAQENDQPNHGSDAEAREVAPAQQNENSESTLNPLDLSECAGPAPPDSDALQRDVSNASELATEMQYERSDAITRDVEAVSQASSGSGATLGESLRSLEVEIGSVEGHDDGDRHGTSGTSERLPLGDIQAAARSRRPSGNAVPVSSRDMSLESVSEVPQNPDQEPDQNASEGNQEPTRAAGADSIDPTFLEALPEDLRAEVLSSRQNQVTQTSNDQPQDDGDIDPEFLAALPPDIREEVLAQQRTQRMQQQSQELEGQPVEMDAVSIIATFPSEIREEVLLTSPDTLLATLTPALVAEANMLRERFAHRYHSSSLFGMNSRNRRGESSRRDIMAAGLDRNTGDPSRSTSKPIETEGAPLVDEDGLKALIRLLRVVQPLYKGQLQKLLVNLCTHRGSRQALVQILVDMLMLDLQGFSKKSIDAPEPPFRLYGCHANIAYSRPQSSDGLPPLVSRRVLETLTNLARSHPNVAKLLLFLEFPCPSRCFPEAHDHRHGKAVLLDDGEEQKTFALVLLLNLLDQPLYMRSVAHLEQLLNLLDVVMHNAENEIKQAKLEASSEKPSAPDNAVQDGKNNSDISVSYGSELNPEDGSKAPAVDNRSNLQAVLRSLPQPELRLLCSLLAHDGLSDSAYLLVGEVLKKIVALAPFFCCHFINELARSMQNLTLRAMKELHLYENSEKALLSSSSANGTAVLRVVQALSSLVNTLQERKDPEQPAEKDHSDAVSQISEINTALDSLWLELSNCISKIESSSEYASNLSPASASAAMLTTGVAPPLPAGTQNLLPYIESFFVTCEKLRPGQPDAVQDASTSDMEDASTSSGGQRSSACQASLDEKQNAFVKFSEKHRRLLNAFIRQNSGLLEKSFSLMLKIPRLIDFDNKRAYFRSKIKHQYDHHHHSPVRISVRRPYILEDSYNQLRMRSPQDLKGRLTVQFQGEEGIDAGGLTREWYQSISRVIVDKSALLFTTVGNDLTFQPNPNSVYQTEHLSYFKFVGRVVGKALFDGQLLDAHFTRSFYKHILGVKVTYHDIEAIDPSYYKNLKWMLENDISDVLDLTFSMDADEEKLILYEKAEVTDCELIPGGRNIRVTEENKHEYVDRVAEHRLTTAIRPQINAFLEGFNELIPRELISIFNDKELELLISGLPDIDLDDLKTNTEYSGYSIASPVVQWFWEIVQGFSKEDKARFLQFVTGTSKVPLEGFSELQGISGPQRFQIHKAYGSTNHLPSAHTCFNQLDLPEYTSKEQLQERLLLAIHEANEGFGFG from the exons CCTGCAAACATCAAAGCATTTATTGATCGAGTAGTCAATATTCCACTACATGACATTGCCATACCGCTATCAGGCTTCTGTTGGGAGTTCAATAAG TTTACTTTACATACTTGGAAACAGGGAAATTTCCACCATTGGAGGCCTTTATTTATTCATTTTGACACCTATTTCAAGACATACATTTCTTCTCGGAAGGATCTTCTTTTATCTGATGATATGACCGAGGCTGACCCTATGCCAAAGAATGCCATCTTGAAAATCTTAAGAGTTATGCAGATTATTTTGGAGAACTGCCAGAATAGAAGTTCTTTTACTGGTCTTGCG CATCTTAAGCTTCTCCTGGCATCGTCAGACCCTGAGATAGTTGTAGCAGCTTTGGAAACTCTTGTTGCCTTGGTCAAAATAAATCCTTCAAAGTTGCATATGAATGGAAAGCTAATTAGCTGCGGACCTATAAACACCCATCTTCTATCATTGGCCCAAGGATGGGGCAGCAAGGAGGAAGGTCTTGGCATATATTCTTGTGTTGTGGCAAATGAAGGAAACCATCAGGGGGGTTTGTCCTTGTTCCCTGTAGACTTGGAGAACAAATATGGTGGCACACAACATCGTCTTGGTTCAACTCTTCATTTTGAGTATAATTTGGGTCCTGCACAGTATCCTGGCCAAACTAGTGACAAGGGCAAGTCATCTAATTTGTGTGTGATACATATTCCAGACATGCATCTTCAGAAAGAGGATGACTTGAGCATACTGAAGCAATGTGTAGACAAGTTCAATGTGCCCCCAGAGCACAGGTTTGCATTGCTTACAAGGATAAGATATGCCCGTGCTTTCAACTCTGCACGGACTTGTAGGATCTATAGCCGCATAAGTCTTCTTTCGTTCATTGTTCTTGTGCAATCGAGTGATGCTCATGATGAACTCACATATTTCTTTACAAATGAACCAGAGTACATAAACGAGTTAATCAGGCTTGTTCGGTCAGAGGATTCTGTTCCTGGGTCCATTCGTGCTCTGGCTATGCTAGCACTGGGAGCACAGCTGGCAGCATATGCATCATCTCATGAGCGTGCTAGGATATTGAGTGGCTCAAGTATTATCTCTGCTGGTGGCAATCGTATGGTCTTGCTCAGTGTCCTGCAGAAAGCAATATCCTCACTCAATAGCCTGAATGATACCTCATCTCCTCTAATTGTTGATGCCCTTCTTCAGTTTTTTCTGCTCCATGTACTGTCTTCATCAAGTTCAGGGACTACGGTTAGAGGCTCAGGGATGGTTCCTCCTCTCTTGCCCTTGCTGCGAGATAATGATCCTTCTCATATGCATCTTGTCTGCTTGGCAGTGAAGACTCTCCAAAAGCTTATGGAGTACAGCAGCCCTGCTGTTTCTCTGTTTAAAGACTTGGGTGGTGTAGAGCTTTTGTCTCAGAGGTTACATGTAGAAGTTCAGCGTGTTATTGGTACTGCTGATGGACATAATTCAATGGTTACTGATGCAGTGAAATCAGATGATAACCACATGTACTCTCAGAAGCGATTGATTAAAGCTTTGCTCAAGGCTTTGGGGTCTGCTACTTATTCCCCTGGGAATCCTGCTCGTTCTCAAAGCTCCCAAGATAACTCATTGCCTGTCTCACTTTCCCTTATATTTCAGAATGTAGATAAGTTTGGGGGTGACATTTATTTTTCAGCAGTTACTGTTATGAGCGAAATAATCCATAAAGATCCTACATGCTTTATTACTTTGAAGGAACTCGGTGTTCCAGATGCTTTTATCTCATCAGTGACTGCTGGGGTAATACCATCTTGTAAAGCCCTTATCTGTGTTCCTAATGGCCTGGGTGCAATATGCCTCAATAATCAAGGACTTGAGGCTGTCAGGGAAACTTCAGCACTGCGATTTCTTGTAGATACCTTCACTAGCAGGAAATACTTGATACCAATGAATGAGGGTGTGGTCCTTCTAGCTAATGCAGTGGAAGAGCTTCTTCGTCATGTGCAATCCCTGAGAAGTATTGGTGTTGACATCATTATTGAAATAATCAATAAACTAAGTTCGTCTCAGGAATATAAAAACAATGAAACAGCCACCTTGCAAGAAAAAACAGATATGGAAACTGATGTTGAAGGGCGTGATTTGGTAAGTGCTATGGACTCAAGCGTGGATGGAAGTAATGATGAACAGTTTTCTCATCTGAGCATTTTCCATGTGATggtattggtgcaccggacaatggaaAACTCGGAAACCTGCCGGTTATTTGTAGAAAAGGGAGGGCTACATGCTCTTTTGACACTCTTGTTGAGGCCTAGCATCACACAGTCATCTGGAGGGATGCCTATTGCTTTGCATAGCACGATGGTGTTCAAGGGTTTTACTCAGCATCACTCTACTCCACTTGCACGTGCATTTTGCTCATCTTTAAAGGAGCATTTGAAGAGTGCATTGAAGGAACTTGATAAAGTTTCCAACTCATTTGATATGACCAAGATTGAAAAAGGAGCGATCCCATCTTTGtttgttgttgaatttttgcTATTCCTAGCTGCCTCAAAAGATAATCGTTGGATGAATGCTTTGCTCTCAGAATTTGGCGATGCCAGCAGGGAGGTCCTGGAAGATGTTGGGCAAGTTCACCGGGAAGTGCTTTGGAAAATTTCGCTTTTTGAAAAAAACAAGATTGTCGCTGAAACCAGTTCATCTTCTTCCACATCTGAAGCTCAGCAGCCTGACATGTCTGCCAGCGACATTGGTGATAGCAGATACACTTCTTTCAGGCAATATCTTGATCCAATTTTAAGGCGAAGGGGTTCTGGGTGGAACATAGAGTCTCAAGTGTCTGACCTCATTAATATGTATCGAGACATTGGCCGTGCAGCTAGTGACTCGCAGAGGGTTGGTTCTGATAGATATTCTAGTCTAGGTTTGCCCTCAAGTTCCCAGGACCAGTTTTCCAGTTCATCTGATGCAAATGCCAGCACAAGGTCAGAAGAGGACAAGAAAAAATCTGAGCATTCCTCCTGCTTTGACATGATGAGATCTCTCTCCTACCATATCAACCATCTTTTTTTGGAGCTTGGTAAAGCAATGCTTTTTGCATCTCGTCGGGAGAATAGTCCTGTAAACCTATCCCCAGCCGTTATATCTGTTGCTAACAATATTGCTTCTATTGTGTTGGAGCACCTCAACTTTGAAGGTCATTCGGTAAGTTTTGAGAGGGACATGACTGTTACCACAAAATGCAGATATCTTGGAAAGGTGGTTGAATTTGTTGATGGGATGTTATTAGACCGGCCAGAATCATGTAATTCGATTATGGTGAATTCATTTTATTGCCGTGGTGTCATTCAGGCCATCCTGACCACATTTCAGGCCACCAGTGAGTTGCTCTTCACAATGAGCAGGCCACCGTCTTCACCTATGGAGACGGATAGTAAAACCGGAAAGGATGGAAAGGAGATGGATTCTTCATGGATCTATGGTCCCCTCACCAGTTATGGGGCAATTATGGATCATCTTGTGACCTCATCTTTTATTCTCTCTTCATCAACTAGACAATTACTTGAGCAACCTATTTTTAATGGATCTGTAAGGTTCCCTCAAGATGCTGAGACGTTCATGAAGTTACTTCAGTCAAAGGTGTTGAAGACAGTTCTTCCCATCTGGGCCCATCCCCAGTTCCCAGAATGCAACATCGAGCTGATTAGTTCAGTCATGTCCATCATGAGGCATGTTTGCTCTGGGGTGGAAGTGAAAGACACTGTTGGCAATGGTGGTGCTCGTTTGGCTGGTCCACCTCCTGATGAGAGTGCAATTTCACTTATTGTAGAGATGGGTTTTTCTCGTGCCAGGGCTGAAGAAGCATTAAGACAAGTTGGAACAAACAGTGTTGAAATAGCAACTGATTGGTTATTCGCACACCCAGAGGAACCACAAGAGGAGGATGATGAACTTGCTCGGGCGCTTGCAATGTCTCTTGGGAATTCTGTTACCCCTGCACAAGAGGGAGATAGTAGGTCCAATGATCTTGAGCTGGAAGAAGCAACAGTTCAGCCGCCTCCTATAGATGAAATGTTACGTTCATGTCTTCAGCTACTTCAGAGAAAGGAAGCATTAGCTTTCTCTGTCAGGGATATGCTTGTTACTATCAGCTCACAGAATGATGGCCAAAACCGAGTAAAGGTGCTTACATATTTGATTGATAATCTGAAACAATGTGTGGTGGCATCTGAGCCTTCAAATGATACTGCATTGTCTGCTCTTTTACATGTTCTTGCTTTGATTCTTCATGGAGATACTGCTGCCCGTGAAGTTGCCTCAAAGGCAGGACTTGTGAAGGTTGCTTTGGATCTGCTGTGCAGCTGGGAGGTGCAAATTAGGGAAAGTAGCATGATTGAGGTTCCTAATTGGGTAATTTCCTGTTTCCTTTCTGTTGATCAGATGCTCCAGTTGGAACCAAAGTTGCCAGATGTTACAGAGCTACATGTCCTGAAAAGGGATAACTCAAATATAAAAACATCACTTGTGATTGATGACAGCAAGAGAAAAGATTCAGAATCCTTGCCAAATGTTGGGTTACTAGACATGGAGGACCAGTTTCAACTTTTGAAGATCTGTTGTAAGTGCATAGGAAAACAGTTACCTTCGGCTTCCATGCATGCTATTCTCCAGCTCTCTGCAACACTGACAAAAGTCCATGCAGCTGCTATTTGTTTCCTTGAATCTGGTGGTTTGAATGCATTACTATCACTGCCGACAAGTAGTTTGTTTTCTGGGTTCAACAATATGGCTTCTACAATAATTCGTCACATTTTGGAGGACCCTCACACCCTTCAGCAAGCAATGGAATTAGAGATACGTCACAGTCTTGTTACAGCTGCTAATCGACATGCAAATCCCAGGGTTACACCACGCAATTTTATCCAGAATTTGGCTTTTGTCGTGTATAGGGACCCAGTGATATTTATGAAAGCTGCCCAGTCTGTGTGCCAGATTGAGATGGTTGGAGATAGGCCATATGTTGTTCTGTTAAAGGATCGTGAGAAGGAAAGGATCAAGGAGAAAGATAAGGACAAGTCAGTTGATAAGGATAAAGCAACAGTCGCAGTCACTAAGGTAGTTTCTGGGGACACAGCTGCAGGATCTCCTGCAAATTCTCATGGAAAACAGTCTGATTTGAATTCAAGAAACGTGAAATCTCACCGCAAGCCACCACAAAGTTTTGTCACTGTTATAGAGCATCTCTTAGATCTGCTGATGTCCTTTGTTCCGCCACCCCGTCCAGAGGATCAAGTTGATGTCTCTGGTACTGCCTTATCTTCAGACATGGATATTGACTGCAGTTCTGCAAAAGGGAAAGGGAAAGCTGTGTCTGTCCCACCTGAAGAGAGCAAGCATGCTATCCAAGAGTCTACTGCATCCCTTGCCAAAACTGCATTTTTCCTTAAGTTGCTGACAGATGTATTGTTAACTTACGCATCATCCATTCATGTTGTTCTTCGTCATGATGCTGAGCTGAGTAACATGCACGGTCCAAATCGAACAAGTGCCAGACTAACTAGTGGTGGAATCTTTAACCATATCCTGCAGCATTTCCTTCCTCATGCTACAAGGCAAAAGAAAGAGAGAAAAAATGATGGAGATTGGATGTATAAATTGGCAACAAGGGCTAATCAGTTCTTGGTGGCTTCATCTATTCGTTCTGCAGAGGCCCGAAAAAGGATTTTCTCTGAAATCTGCAGTATATTTCTTGATTTCACTGACTCGTCTGCAGGGTACAATGCCCCAGTACCAAGGATGAATGTGTATGTCGATTTACTGAATGATATTCTGTCAGCCCGATCACCAACTGGCTCCTCGCTGTCAGCAGAATCTGCAGTTATATTTGTTGAAGCTGGTCTTGTTCATTCATTATCGACAATGCTTCAAGTTCTTGATTTGGATCACCCTGATTCTGCAAAGATTGTTACTGCTGTTGTTAAGGCCTTGGAACTCGTCAGTAAGGAACATATTCATTCAGCAGATAATGCGAAAGGAGTGAACTCGTCAAAGATTGCTTCTGACAGCAACAACGTGAATTCATCATCTAATAGATTCCAGGCTCTTGACATGACTTCTCAGCCCACAGAGATGGTTACTGATCACAGGGAAACGTTTAATGCTGTCCGAACTTCACAAATATCAGATTCAGTGGCAGATGAGATGGATCATGATCGTGATATGGATGGCGGCTTTGCTCGTGATGGTGAAGATGATTTTATGCATGAGATGGCTGAAGATGGAACTGGTGATGGATCTACAATGGAAATTAGAATTGAAATTCCACGCAATAGAGAGGATGATATGGCCCCTGCTGCTGATGACACTGATGAAGATATATCTGCCGAGGATGGTGAAGATGATGAAGACGAAGATGAGGAGAACAACAATCTGGAGGAAGATGATGCCCATCGGATGTCTCATCCTGACACAGATCAGGAAGACCGTGAAATGGATGAAGAGGAATTTGATGAGGATCTGCTAGAAGAAGAcgatgaagatgaggatgaggaaGGAGTCATCCTTCGCCTGGAGGAGGGGATTAATGGCATTAATGTGTTGGACCATGTTGAAGTATTTGGTGGGAGCAACAATTTGTCTGGGGATACGCTGCGTGTGATGCCTCTAGACATTTTTGGTACAAGAAGGCAAGGCCGAAGTACCTCCATATACAATCTTCTTGGTAGGGCTAGTGATCATGGTGTTCTTGATCATCCACTTCTCGAAGAGCCTTCTTCAACAACGAATTTTTCAGACCAAGGGCATCCAG AGAATCTTGTTGAGATGGCTTTCTCTGATCGAAACCATGAAAGTAGCTCCTCTCGTTTGGATGCTATATTCCGCAGCTTGCGAAGTGGACGTAATGGACACCGCTTTAATATGTGGCTAGATGACGGTCCACAACGTAATGGATCTGCTGCCCCTGCAGTACCTGAAGGCATTGAAGAATTGCTGATCTCTCATCTGAGACGGCCCACTCCTCAACCTGATGGCCAGAGAACACCTGTTGGTGGTGCTCAAGAAAATGACCAGCCCAACCATGGATCAGATGCTGAGGCAAGGGAAGTAGCACCAGCTCAGCAAAATGAGAACAGTGAAAGTACACTGAATCCTCTAGATCTGTCAGAATGTGCTGGCCCTGCACCTCCTGATAGTGATGCACTTCAAAGAGATGTGTCCAATGCAAGTGAGCTTGCTACAGAGATGCAGTATGAACGTAGTGATGCTATAACACGTGACGTTGAAGCAGTGAGCCAAGCAAGCAGTGGCAGTGGTGCTACTTTAGGGGAGAGCCTCAGAAGTTTAGAGGTTGAAATAGGAAGTGTTGAAGGGCATGATGATGGTGACCGGCATGGAACTTCAGGCACCTCAGAACGTTTACCTTTGGGTGATATTCAAGCAGCTGCTCGATCACGGAGGCCATCTGGAAATGCTGTGCCAGTAAGCAGTAGAGATATGTCTCTGGAGAGTGTTAGTGAGGTTCCTCAAAATCCAGACCAAGAACCTGATCAGAATGCTAGTGAGGGGAATCAGGAGCCTACCAGAGCGGCAGGTGCTGACTCAATTGATCCTACATTTTTGGAGGCTCTTCCTGAGGACTTGCGAGCTGAAGTTCTTTCTTCACGTCAAAATCAAGTAACTCAGACTTCTAATGACCAACCTCAGGATGATGGTGATATTGATCCTGAATTCCTTGCTGCACTTCCCCCTGATATAAGAGAGGAGGTGCTAGCTCAGCAACGTACTCAAAGGATGCAACAACAATCACAAGAATTAGAAGGACAACCTGTTGAAATGGATGCTGTTTCAATTATTGCAACATTCCCTTCAGAAATCCGGGAAGAG GTGCTTTTGACATCTCCTGACACACTACTAGCCACACTCACGCCTGCACTAGTTGCTGAGGCCAACATGTTAAGGGAGAGATTTGCTCATCGGTATCACAGTAGCTCCCTTTTTGGTATGAACTCCAGGAACAGGAGAGGTGAGTCCTCCCGACGTGACATAATGGCAGCAGGACTTGATAGAAACACAGGTGATCCCTCCAGATCAACTAGCAAGCCAATTGAGACTGAAGGTGCTCCTCTTGTCGATGAAGATGGCCTTAAAGCTCTTATTCGGTTACTTCGAGTTGTTCAG CCTCTATACAAGGGTCAGCTGCAGAAGCTACTTGTGAATCTTTGTACTCATCGGGGTAGCAGACAGGCCTTGGTTCAAATTCTAGTGGACATGCTTATGCTTGATCTGCAGGGGTTTTCAAAGAAATCAATAGATGCACCTGAGCCACCATTTAGGTTGTATGGTTGCCATGCAAATATCGCATATTCACGCCCTCAATCTTCGGATG GTCTTCCTCCATTAGTCTCACGTCGTGTGCTCGAAACGCTCACGAACTTGGCAAGAAGCCATCCAAATGTTGCTAAACTCTTGCTCTTTCTTGAATTCCCTTGCCCATCAAGATGTTTCCCCGAAGCACATGATCATAGGCATGGCAAGGCTGTTCTCCTAGATGATGGTGAAGAACAGAAAACCTTTGCACTTGTTCTTCTGTTAAATCTGTTGGATCAGCCACTTTATATGAGAAGTGTAGCTCATCTTGAACAG TTACTAAACCTTCTTGACGTTGTCATGCACAATGCTGAGAATGAAATTAAGCAAGCTAAGCTAGAAGCATCATCTGAGAAGCCATCTGCACCTGATAATGCAGTGCAAGATGGTAAAAATAACTCCGACATTTCTGTATCATATGGATCAGAGTTGAATCCTGAGGATGGCAGCAAAGCCCCTGCTGTTGACAACAGAAGTAACTTGCAAGCTGTTTTGCGAAGTCTTCCTCAACCAGAGCTTAGATTGCTATGTTCATTGCTTGCGCATGATGG ATTGTCGGACAGCGCTTATCTCCTTGTAGGTGAAGTGTTGAAAAAGATTGTGGCTCTTGCCCCTTTCTTCTGTTGCCATTTCATAAATGAGCTTGCAcgttcaatgcaaaacttgacacTTCGTGCAATGAAGGAGCTTCATTTGTACGAGAATTCTGAAAAGGCTCTTCTTAGCTCTTCATCAGCCAATGGTACTGCAGTTCTTAGAGTAGTGCAGGCTTTGAGCTCTCTTGTCAATACTCTTCAAGAGAGAAAGGATCCAGAACAGCCTGCTGAAAAGGACCATTCGGACGCAGTTTCCCAGATTTCTGAAATTAACACAGCATTGGATTCTCTGTGGTTGGAATTGAGCAACTGCATAAGCAAGATAGAAAGCTCTTCAGAGTATGCATCAAATCTAAGTCCTGCTTCTGCAAGTGCAGCTATGTTAACAACAGGAGTAGCACCTCCATTGCCTGCAGGAACTCAAAACTTATTACCATATATAGAATCATTTTTTGTGACATGTGAGAAGTTGCGTCCTGGGCAACCTGATGCTGTACAAGATGCTTCAACTTCTGATATGGAAGATGCTTCGACATCTAGTGGTGGGCAGAGATCATCTGCTTGTCAAGCTAGTCTTGATGAAAAGCAAAATGCTTTTGTGAAATTCTCAGAGAAGCACAGAAGATTGCTGAATGCATTCATCCGTCAAAACTCTGGATTGCTGGAAAAGTCATTCTCGCTGATGTTGAAAATTCCTCGCCTGATTGATTTTGACAATAAACGTGCATATTTTCGGTCTAAAATCAAGCATCAGtatgatcatcatcatcatagccCTGTTAGAATTTCTGTGCGTCGTCCATATATTCTTGAGGACTCCTACAATCAGCTTAGGATGCGATCTCCTCAGGATTTGAAGGGTAGGCTCACTGTCCAAtttcaaggagaagaaggaattgATGCTGGTGGGCTGACAAGGGAATGGTACCAGTCGATATCACGAGTCATTGTTGACAAGAGTGCCCTTCTGTTTACGACAGTCGGGAATGATTTGACGTTTCAACCGAATCCTAATTCTGTGTATCAAACTGAGCACCTCTCATACTTCAAATTTGTTGGACGAGTG GTTGGCAAAGCTCTCTTCGATGGTCAGCTTTTAGATGCCCACTTCACTAGATCTTTCTACAAACACATACTTGGTGTCAAGGTTACATACCATGACATTGAAGCCATCGATCCTTCGTACTACAAAAACTTGAAATGGATGCTTGAG AATGACATAAGTGATGTTTTGGATCTCACCTTTAGCATGGATGCAGACGAAGAGAAACTGATATTGTACGAGAAGGCAGAG GTCACTGATTGTGAGTTGATTCCTGGAGGGCGTAACATCAGGGTTACTGAGGAGAATAAGCATGAATATGTCGACCGGGTAGCAGAGCATAGATTGACCACTGCCATCAGGCCTCAGATTAATGCCTTCCTGGAAGGGTTTAATGAACTCATTCCACGGGAGCTGATATCTATCTTCAACGACAAAGAGCTTGAGCTTCTGATTAGTGGTCTTCCAGATATTGACT TGGACGATTTGAAAACAAATACAGAATATTCTGGCTACAGCATAGCCTCTCCAGTCGTCCAGTGGTTCTGGGAAATCGTTCAGGGGTTCAGCAAGGAAGACAAAGCTCGGTTCCTCCAGTTCGTCACTGGCACTTCAAAG GTACCGTTGGAAGGTTTTAGTGAACTTCAAGGGATCTCTGGGCCACAAAGGTTTCAGATACACAAGGCATACGGCAGCACGAACCATCTGCCTTCAGCTCATACTTG CTTTAACCAACTAGACTTGCCTGAGTACACGTCCAAAGAGCAGCTCCAGGAGAGGTTACTGTTGGCAATCCACGAAGCAAATGAAGGTTTCGGATTTGGCTAA